The Amycolatopsis mongoliensis genome includes a window with the following:
- a CDS encoding arsenate reductase ArsC, with protein sequence MARTPEVLFVCVHNAGRSQMAAALLQHYALGRIAVRSAGSEPADKVNPAAAEALAEWGLDIAAEVPTKLSTEDVEASDVVITMGCGDTCPIFPGKRYLDWPLDDPAGQGVDAVRPIRDEIDRRVRGLLVELLDA encoded by the coding sequence ATGGCCCGCACTCCCGAGGTGCTGTTCGTCTGCGTGCACAACGCCGGCCGCTCGCAGATGGCCGCCGCGCTGCTGCAGCACTACGCGCTCGGTCGGATCGCCGTGCGCTCGGCCGGGTCCGAGCCGGCCGACAAGGTCAACCCCGCGGCCGCCGAGGCACTGGCCGAGTGGGGCTTGGACATCGCCGCCGAGGTCCCGACCAAGCTGTCCACCGAGGACGTCGAGGCCTCCGACGTCGTGATCACCATGGGCTGCGGCGACACCTGCCCGATCTTCCCCGGCAAGCGGTACCTGGACTGGCCGCTGGACGATCCCGCCGGCCAGGGCGTGGACGCCGTCCGCCCGATCCGCGACGAGATCGACCGCCGCGTCCGCGGCCTGCTCGTCGAGCTCCTCGACGCTTGA
- the arsB gene encoding ACR3 family arsenite efflux transporter, translating to MTADKTATPADADVLHRLSFLDRFLPVWIIAAMAVGLGLGSVIPGLQGVLEAVKIGQVSLPIALGLLLMMYPVLAKVRYDKLDTVTRDKRTMVLSLVLNWILGPALMFALAWLLLPDLPEYRTGLIIVGLARCIAMVIIWNDLACGDREAAAVLVALNSVFQVIMFGVLGWFYLDLLPGWLGLDTTSVSFSPWEIALSVVIFLGIPLAAGYLSRRIGERSKGREWYEGKFLPKIGPIALYGLLFTIVVLFALQGETITSRPLDVARIALPLLAYFAIMWGGGYLLGKASGLSYARTTTLAFTAAGNNFELAIAVAIGVFGVTSGQALAGVVGPLIEVPVLVGLVYVSLWLRKRWVEKTPQPK from the coding sequence GTGACCGCCGACAAGACCGCCACCCCGGCCGACGCCGACGTCCTGCACAGGCTGTCCTTCCTGGACCGCTTCCTCCCGGTGTGGATCATCGCCGCGATGGCCGTCGGGCTCGGTCTCGGCAGCGTCATCCCCGGCCTGCAAGGCGTGCTGGAGGCCGTGAAGATCGGGCAGGTGTCGCTGCCGATCGCGCTCGGCCTGCTGCTGATGATGTACCCGGTGCTGGCGAAGGTCCGTTACGACAAGCTGGACACCGTCACCCGCGACAAACGCACGATGGTCTTGTCGCTGGTCCTGAACTGGATCCTGGGTCCGGCGCTGATGTTCGCGCTCGCGTGGCTGCTGCTGCCGGACCTGCCGGAGTACCGGACCGGGCTGATCATCGTCGGGCTGGCCCGCTGCATCGCCATGGTGATCATCTGGAACGACCTCGCCTGCGGCGACCGTGAAGCCGCCGCCGTGCTGGTCGCCCTCAACTCCGTGTTCCAGGTGATCATGTTCGGGGTGCTCGGCTGGTTCTACCTCGACCTGCTGCCCGGCTGGCTCGGCCTCGACACGACCAGCGTCTCCTTCTCGCCCTGGGAGATCGCACTGTCCGTGGTCATCTTCCTCGGCATCCCGCTCGCCGCCGGCTACCTGTCGCGGCGGATCGGGGAGCGCAGCAAGGGCCGCGAGTGGTACGAGGGGAAGTTCCTGCCGAAGATCGGCCCGATCGCGCTGTACGGGCTGCTGTTCACGATCGTCGTGCTGTTCGCGCTGCAGGGCGAGACGATCACCTCGCGGCCGCTGGACGTCGCCCGGATCGCGCTGCCACTGCTGGCGTACTTCGCGATCATGTGGGGCGGCGGCTACCTGCTCGGCAAGGCCTCTGGCCTGTCCTACGCGCGCACGACGACGCTGGCGTTCACCGCGGCGGGCAACAACTTCGAGCTGGCGATCGCGGTGGCGATCGGCGTGTTCGGTGTGACCTCCGGCCAGGCTTTGGCCGGGGTGGTCGGCCCGCTGATCGAGGTCCCCGTCCTTGTCGGGTTGGTCTACGTCAGCTTGTGGCTGCGCAAGCGGTGGGTCGAGAAGACCCCGCAACCGAAGTGA